The nucleotide window GAGCGTGATGTCTTTTTATCAGGCTTTAAAAAGGGAAAAGCTTATTTAGATGATGGGCGTTTAGCGTATATTCGTGAGCAAATAACACCAAGCTTATCGGCCGGTGATTATTATGAGGCATTCAGCCAATTTATTATTGAGTCACATGACTATATGAGCTATGGACCAGACGGTATTATATTCCAATGGTGGTTTCAATGGGGGGTAGCGCTTTTATTGGCAGCGCTTGTTGTTGGGCTGATGGCTTATAGCTCAGGTGGTAAGATGACAACAACAGAGCGTGATTATTTTGATTCTAATGGTTCGGGTATTACAAAAAAGCATGATCGCTATTTACGCACAACTGTCACAAAAACGAAAAAGGCTTCAAGCAATTCAGGTGGAGGCGGAAGCAGTGGCGGTGGCACAACAAGTGGCGGACACTCCTATAGCGGTAGCGGCGGAAAGTTTTAAAAAGGGCGTTGTGAAATGCAATGTATAGCATTTCACAACGCTCTTTAGTTTTAGTAGTCGTTTATTGATAGCTCTGTATGACCATTACCTTGAATAACTTGTAATGCTTCTTTTTCATTTTCAACAATTGGGAAGATTTTATCGCATTGTGAAATAGCGAAAAGCTTACGTACGAAATTATCTACAACAATAATGACGATTTTTTTATTTTGTATCGAGACTTTTTTGGCAAAATTGACAATCATACCAAACCCTGTACTATCAATATTTTTTACACGACTCATATCTAAAATAAAGCCGAGCTCCGCTTGTAAGCTTTGTGCTTGCAGCTGTTTTTTTATTTCTTCAATTAATCCGTATTCTAGGTTTCCTGTAAAGGCAATAGAAACATAGGTAGATTTATCTGTTATTTGCACGGTAGCTATTTTTTGTTCCATTGTATACCTCCTATTTAAAGCTGAAATTTATTTACTTCTTCACGCAAACGATCAGCAATTGTCGCTAAATGTGCTGTGCTTTCAGCCATTTCTGCAACAGTAGCGTATTGTTCTTCAGAAGCCGCTGCAATTTCCTCTGAGGCAGCAGCTGATAGTTCAATAATGCCTGAAATATCGTAAATGGCATCTTGAACATTATGAGAGTTCGTATTGACAGTTGTGAAGGCATCTTTCATTTGTGCCACACCTGTCTCCGTTATACTTGTTTTCTCAACAATCTCCTTCAATGCTTCTCCACCCTGATTAATAATAACAACTTGCTCCTCAACCGCTGATAAATTACTTTCCATTGTACGAACAGTTACAGCTGTTTCTGCTTGAATATCTTTAATCAGCTCTGTAATTTGCTGTGCTGCTTCTTTCGATTGTTCAGCTAAAACGCGTACCTCCGATGCCACGACAGCAAAGCCTTTGCCATGCTCTCCAGCTCTTGCAGCTTCAATTGCTGCATTAAGAGCTAATAAATTCGTTTGATCAGAAATATCTGTAATGACTGTAATAATGCCACCAATTTCCTCTGAGCGCATACCTAGCTTTTGAATAGAGTCCGTTGCATAGCTAACCGTCTCTGTCACAGTACCTAA belongs to Lysinibacillus louembei and includes:
- a CDS encoding STAS domain-containing protein, encoding MEQKIATVQITDKSTYVSIAFTGNLEYGLIEEIKKQLQAQSLQAELGFILDMSRVKNIDSTGFGMIVNFAKKVSIQNKKIVIIVVDNFVRKLFAISQCDKIFPIVENEKEALQVIQGNGHTELSINDY
- a CDS encoding TPM domain-containing protein → MSMLKKCFAFFILLVALWQPSVFAESTNQTQYIFDYANLLTTEEKKEVEALAKELSADYKTAFIILTVNGTDGKGIEQYMGDFYDNEAPGYNKPHGNTVMMSIDMQERDVFLSGFKKGKAYLDDGRLAYIREQITPSLSAGDYYEAFSQFIIESHDYMSYGPDGIIFQWWFQWGVALLLAALVVGLMAYSSGGKMTTTERDYFDSNGSGITKKHDRYLRTTVTKTKKASSNSGGGGSSGGGTTSGGHSYSGSGGKF